A genome region from Clostridium sp. JN-9 includes the following:
- the pyrB gene encoding aspartate carbamoyltransferase — translation MLKGRSLLDPMDFTLKELNEIFKLAHEIEENPEEFLHVCDGKILATLFYEPSTRTRFSFEAAMLRLGGRVIGFSEPNSSSVSKGESVADTIRTVACYADIVAMRHPKEGAPRIAAEYSPIPVINAGDGGHQHPTQTLTDLLTTMSIKGTLSNLTIGCCGDLKFGRTVHSLIKAMSRYKNNKFVLISPEELSIPDYIRKEILEKNNIEFKQVEKMEDVMGELDILYMTRVQRERFFNEEDYIRLKDSYILDGEKMKKAKKDMIVLHPLPRVNEISYEVDNDPRGCYFRQAKYGMYVRMALMAKLLGVR, via the coding sequence ATGTTAAAAGGAAGAAGTTTACTAGACCCAATGGATTTTACTTTAAAGGAGCTGAATGAAATATTTAAGCTTGCTCATGAAATTGAGGAAAATCCAGAAGAATTTTTACATGTCTGTGATGGCAAAATTTTAGCCACACTATTCTATGAACCAAGTACCAGAACAAGATTTAGTTTTGAAGCTGCTATGCTTCGACTAGGCGGAAGGGTAATTGGTTTCTCAGAGCCTAATTCCAGTTCTGTTTCAAAAGGTGAAAGTGTTGCAGATACCATAAGGACTGTAGCATGTTATGCAGATATAGTAGCTATGAGGCATCCTAAAGAAGGTGCACCAAGAATAGCTGCAGAGTATTCACCAATTCCAGTTATTAATGCAGGGGATGGAGGACATCAGCATCCTACGCAAACTCTCACAGATTTATTAACTACCATGTCAATAAAAGGCACCTTATCAAATCTAACTATAGGCTGCTGCGGTGATTTAAAGTTTGGAAGAACGGTTCATTCACTTATAAAGGCAATGTCAAGATACAAGAATAACAAGTTTGTTCTAATCTCACCAGAAGAATTATCAATTCCGGATTATATAAGAAAAGAAATATTAGAAAAGAATAATATAGAATTCAAACAAGTGGAAAAAATGGAAGATGTAATGGGTGAATTAGATATACTATACATGACCAGAGTTCAAAGAGAAAGATTCTTCAATGAAGAAGATTATATAAGATTAAAGGACAGCTATATATTAGACGGAGAAAAGATGAAAAAAGCAAAGAAGGACATGATTGTTCTGCACCCTCTTCCAAGAGTAAATGAAATATCCTATGAAGTGGATAATGATCCAAGAGGATGTTACTTTAGACAAGCTAAATATGGAATGTATGTAAGAATGGCGCTTATGGCTAAACTTTTAGGAGTAAGATAG
- a CDS encoding aspartate carbamoyltransferase regulatory subunit: protein MLTINSIKNGIVIDHIKAGLGIKIFNYLGLDKADFQVALIKNAESEKLNRKDIIKIENKMDLDVTVLGLIDPDITIDVIENEKIKNKIKLELPKKVENVIKCKNPRCITSVERNIVHTFYLVDSEKGEYRCKYCDEIHKLA, encoded by the coding sequence ATGTTAACAATTAACAGCATAAAAAATGGAATTGTCATTGATCACATAAAGGCAGGACTTGGTATAAAAATATTTAACTATTTAGGATTGGATAAAGCAGATTTCCAAGTAGCATTAATTAAGAATGCAGAAAGTGAAAAACTGAATAGGAAAGATATTATTAAAATTGAAAATAAAATGGATCTGGATGTAACTGTATTAGGACTGATAGATCCAGATATAACAATAGATGTAATTGAAAATGAAAAAATAAAAAACAAAATAAAACTAGAACTTCCTAAAAAGGTTGAAAATGTTATTAAGTGTAAAAATCCAAGATGTATAACTTCTGTTGAAAGAAATATAGTTCACACATTTTACCTGGTGGATAGTGAAAAGGGAGAATACAGGTGCAAATACTGTGATGAAATCCATAAGCTGGCATAA